The uncultured Treponema sp. genome includes a region encoding these proteins:
- a CDS encoding type I 3-dehydroquinate dehydratase — protein MESPKVCLTLTEKTLAEDLELLNKYRSYVDMVELRVDFLNQDERLYARRFPSMSGLPCILTIRREIDGGKFVEGESARTILFARALSFADEDKTKNFAYVDFEEDFHISSLEDATLAFETKVIRSFHDMKNPVRNILERLKELNPSGLEIPKIAFMPHSLDDVTNLFEQASKISGNNHILLAMGTMGIPTRVLGAKLKNFLTYTSAPESIQNTSNIAHLDAVKLGGLYRTKSINESTKIFGITGWPLSGTSSPELHNTGYCRHGMNAVYIPFPAEKFEQAIDFSEQVGVQGLSVTVPHKEAALARADFVDNAALEIGSSNTLIKKDGKWLAYNTDAEGFLKALLEFLNLKNLKHKKISIIGAGGAAKAVAYAVYNSGGKACIFNRTLSKAKELAEKYDFKYAPLNFESVSTIRKYSDVIIQTTSKGMHCEEPSNPENDPLYFYDFNGKEALFDIIYMPKATPIMVRAREAGCKICNGFSMLLYQGYRQFELYTGVEY, from the coding sequence ATGGAATCGCCAAAAGTTTGTCTTACGCTGACAGAAAAAACTCTTGCGGAAGATTTGGAGCTTCTTAATAAATATAGAAGTTATGTTGACATGGTGGAACTGCGCGTTGATTTTTTGAATCAGGATGAGCGGCTTTATGCAAGGCGGTTTCCTTCGATGTCTGGCTTGCCGTGCATTTTGACAATCAGGCGAGAAATAGACGGCGGAAAATTTGTTGAAGGCGAATCTGCCCGCACAATTCTTTTTGCCCGCGCGCTTTCTTTTGCCGATGAAGATAAAACTAAAAATTTTGCCTATGTGGATTTTGAGGAAGATTTTCATATTTCAAGTCTTGAAGATGCGACTCTTGCTTTTGAGACAAAAGTAATCCGAAGTTTCCATGACATGAAAAATCCTGTAAGAAATATTTTGGAGCGGCTTAAAGAACTGAATCCTTCCGGGCTTGAAATTCCAAAAATTGCGTTTATGCCTCACAGCCTTGACGATGTTACAAATCTTTTTGAGCAGGCTTCTAAAATTTCTGGAAACAATCATATTTTGCTTGCGATGGGCACAATGGGAATTCCAACGAGAGTTCTTGGCGCAAAACTGAAAAATTTTTTGACATACACTTCCGCGCCGGAATCAATTCAAAACACTTCAAATATTGCCCATTTGGATGCTGTAAAACTCGGCGGACTTTACAGAACAAAATCTATAAATGAATCGACTAAAATTTTTGGAATTACCGGCTGGCCGCTTTCCGGCACTTCGAGTCCTGAACTTCACAACACAGGATATTGCCGCCATGGAATGAATGCTGTTTACATTCCTTTTCCAGCTGAAAAATTTGAGCAGGCGATTGATTTTTCTGAGCAAGTTGGAGTGCAGGGACTTTCTGTTACTGTTCCGCATAAAGAAGCTGCTCTTGCAAGGGCTGATTTTGTGGACAATGCCGCGCTTGAAATTGGCTCAAGCAATACGTTGATAAAAAAAGACGGAAAGTGGCTTGCGTACAACACAGATGCGGAAGGCTTCTTAAAAGCTTTGCTTGAATTTTTGAATTTAAAAAATTTAAAGCACAAAAAAATTTCTATAATTGGAGCGGGCGGAGCTGCAAAAGCGGTTGCGTATGCAGTTTATAATTCCGGCGGAAAAGCCTGTATTTTTAACCGCACTTTGTCAAAGGCAAAAGAGCTTGCTGAAAAATACGACTTTAAATATGCTCCGTTGAATTTTGAATCAGTTTCTACGATTAGAAAATATTCAGACGTGATTATTCAGACCACATCAAAAGGAATGCATTGCGAAGAACCTTCTAATCCTGAAAATGATCCGCTTTATTTTTATGACTTCAATGGAAAGGAAGCTTTGTTTGACATAATTTATATGCCGAAAGCCACTCCGATAATGGTGCGTGCAAGAGAGGCTGGCTGCAAAATCTGCAATGGATTCAGCATGCTTCTTTATCAGGGATATAGGCAATTTGAATTGTATACAGGAGTTGAATACTGA
- a CDS encoding helicase-associated domain-containing protein has translation MNLDAKVQKIIQWRESFCTLPDKFFFELVRIYLGEVKTPYNKQKLAEEIGAFLRKKETRESIIKFLDGTDIKILTAIKFLNEPDIEKLEKFFSSSIQQGEFYSAVASLEERLLIFSVRVKNEKNLIKINPYLEDDLSGLLNLQNLISPENAKKFPERRLRISSELLAVFLCYVSGHSDICKNNGELKKKAASDLAEIFQENFNKEFFETLFKALKNLHLVQEDSEGKGFFVDWQKLELFSNLTFGNQSAYICAACAGSFSRSMILSSAEIFFKTLSFLKQEVYTRQKILQIAFLLKDKNSRYSENSFSRFSRIVAFGSSAENSSVDSNFLDAMLDCAIELGIVDSLSEGENEFICVNQIFEEKKSQGSLSIDAGFSVTILPGFLLSELVPLIKFLCPKKCDTAAVFEITRQSVLKAFDFEMTKEQISAILKKYSHYEIPQNLLVSLDEWADSYNSAALYKGYVLKIRPENSIVIEKKLSSYIIEILSPGIFLMNFSSDEQAKNCVERLGLDFVGNVKSAKKTAPALGFPEIDFDSKILSCSSESLSTENSMASGSKKEVSKILEDLKNQLENISASAEQKEGLEERIKRRVVLSSAQLRPESVKFELTEASGMNFTGKLRVLESAVQNEDLVELEMSTTKEILIGVPRAVVKNQILFLVCKNSETNSVEEYEVSIALISKVKKIRSSASFLNLIAKES, from the coding sequence ATGAATTTAGATGCAAAAGTTCAAAAGATAATTCAATGGCGTGAAAGTTTTTGCACTTTGCCGGACAAATTTTTTTTCGAGTTGGTTCGCATTTATCTTGGCGAAGTAAAAACTCCTTACAACAAGCAAAAGCTGGCGGAAGAAATCGGAGCTTTTCTGCGCAAAAAAGAAACCCGGGAATCAATTATAAAATTTCTTGACGGAACTGATATAAAAATTCTTACGGCGATAAAATTTTTGAACGAGCCGGACATTGAAAAGCTTGAAAAATTTTTTTCGTCTTCAATTCAGCAAGGAGAATTTTATAGCGCAGTTGCAAGCCTTGAAGAACGCCTTTTGATTTTTTCTGTCCGCGTAAAAAATGAAAAGAATTTAATAAAAATAAATCCGTATCTTGAAGATGATTTGAGCGGCTTGTTGAATTTGCAAAATTTGATAAGTCCAGAAAACGCAAAAAAATTTCCTGAACGACGTTTGAGAATTTCTTCTGAACTTCTTGCGGTTTTTCTCTGCTATGTTTCAGGCCATTCTGATATTTGCAAAAATAACGGAGAGCTGAAAAAGAAAGCGGCTTCTGACTTGGCTGAAATTTTTCAAGAGAATTTCAACAAGGAATTTTTTGAAACACTTTTTAAGGCTCTAAAAAATCTTCATCTTGTGCAGGAAGATTCTGAAGGCAAAGGATTTTTTGTTGACTGGCAGAAGCTTGAGCTTTTTTCAAATTTGACTTTTGGAAATCAATCTGCATATATTTGCGCCGCTTGCGCAGGTTCGTTTTCCAGAAGCATGATTCTGTCTAGCGCAGAAATTTTTTTCAAGACGCTTTCATTTTTAAAGCAGGAAGTTTACACAAGACAGAAAATTCTTCAGATTGCTTTTTTGCTGAAAGATAAAAATTCCCGTTACTCCGAAAATTCTTTCAGCCGGTTTTCAAGAATTGTTGCGTTTGGCTCTTCCGCGGAAAATTCTTCTGTCGATTCAAATTTTTTAGATGCGATGCTGGATTGCGCGATTGAGCTTGGAATTGTCGATTCACTTTCTGAAGGCGAAAATGAATTTATTTGTGTGAATCAAATTTTTGAAGAAAAAAAATCGCAAGGTTCTTTGAGCATTGATGCAGGTTTTTCTGTAACAATTTTACCGGGATTTTTGCTTTCGGAGCTTGTTCCGCTTATAAAATTTCTTTGTCCAAAAAAATGCGACACAGCTGCCGTTTTTGAAATCACGCGCCAGTCAGTTTTGAAGGCTTTTGATTTTGAAATGACGAAAGAGCAGATTTCCGCAATTTTAAAAAAATATTCGCATTACGAAATTCCGCAGAATCTTTTGGTTTCGCTTGATGAATGGGCAGATTCTTATAATTCGGCCGCGCTTTATAAAGGCTATGTTTTAAAAATCCGTCCTGAAAATTCTATTGTAATTGAAAAAAAACTTTCATCTTATATTATTGAAATTTTGTCGCCGGGAATTTTCTTGATGAATTTTTCATCCGATGAGCAGGCAAAAAATTGCGTTGAGCGTCTTGGACTTGATTTTGTTGGAAATGTAAAATCCGCGAAAAAAACTGCGCCTGCTTTGGGATTTCCAGAAATTGATTTTGATTCTAAAATTTTATCTTGCTCTTCGGAATCTTTGTCCACGGAAAATTCTATGGCTTCCGGCTCAAAAAAAGAAGTTTCAAAAATTCTTGAGGATTTAAAAAATCAGCTGGAAAATATTTCGGCTTCCGCAGAGCAAAAAGAAGGACTTGAGGAGCGGATAAAACGGCGCGTGGTTTTGTCTTCGGCGCAGCTTCGGCCTGAAAGTGTTAAGTTTGAGCTTACCGAGGCAAGCGGAATGAATTTCACCGGAAAACTCAGAGTTTTGGAAAGTGCGGTTCAAAATGAAGATTTGGTTGAACTTGAAATGTCTACGACAAAAGAAATTTTAATTGGCGTTCCAAGAGCCGTTGTAAAAAATCAAATTCTTTTTTTAGTTTGCAAAAATTCTGAAACAAATTCAGTTGAAGAATACGAAGTTTCAATTGCTTTGATTTCAAAAGTAAAAAAAATCAGAAGCTCAGCTTCATTTTTAAATTTAATTGCAAAGGAGTCTTGA